From the genome of Eucalyptus grandis isolate ANBG69807.140 chromosome 2, ASM1654582v1, whole genome shotgun sequence, one region includes:
- the LOC104434050 gene encoding superoxide dismutase [Cu-Zn], chloroplastic → MVYPSTSIGVSSSSTENTSKGDRVLGLASRDSGMGKGDPSSEDANMAIVDPSPGIGTWVLALLLSLMTRETSDRVPTINNCLVIEHIVISSPSGFWRRSSDNASCSGSHGRPRHPRLPPLLPRPPLPSPQPPRQPPGARLRLPRRLSQAGPGSPPPLRRPPKQPLAVVAAAASKKAVAVLKGTSSVEGVVTLSQEGDGPTTVNVRVTGLTPGPHGFHLHEYGDTTNGCISTGAHFNPNKLTHGAPEDEVRHAGDLGNIVANADGVAEATIVDTQIPLSGPNAVVGRALVVHELEDDLGKGGHELSLTTGNAGGRLACGVVGLTPL, encoded by the exons ATGGTATATCCAAGCACAAGCATTGGGGTGTCAAGCTCGAGCACCGAGAACACGAGTAAGGGCGATAGGGTCCTAGGCCTTGCCTCAAGGGACTCGGGCATGGGTAAGGGAGATCCGAGTTCTGAAGATGCAAACATGGCGATTGTGGACCCGAGCCCAGGCATTGGTACCTGGGTCTTGGCATTGTTGTTGAGCCTGATGACCCGAGAAACGAGCGATAGGGTTCCCACCATCAACAATTGTTTGGTGAT AGAACACATCGTTATCTCATCTCCTTCTGGCTTCTGGCGCCGCTCGAGCGATAATGCAAGCTGCAGTGGCAGCCATGGCCGCCCACGCCATCCTCGCCTCCCCCCACTCCTCCCACGCcctcctctcccctctccccAACCTCCTCGGCAGCCCCCCGGCGCTCGTCTCCGCCTTCCGCGGCGTCTCTCTCAGGCCGGCCCCGgctcccctccccctctccgCCGTCCCCCCAAGCAGCccctcgccgtcgtcgccgccgccgcctccaaGAAGGCCGTCGCCGTGCTGAAGGGCACTTCCAGCGTGGAGGGCGTCGTCACTCTCAGTCAAGAAGGCGATG GTCCCACGACAGTCAATGTTCGTGTTACTGGGCTAACTCCTGGACCTCATGGGTTCCACTTA CATGAGTATGGTGACACAACCAATGGATGCATCTCGACAG GAGCACATTTCAACCCAAACAAATTGACACATGGGGCTCCTGAAGATGAAGTGCGTCATGCGGGTGACCTGGGAAACATAGTTGCCAATGCCGATG GTGTGGCAGAAGCAACGATTGTTGATACACAG ATACCACTGAGTGGTCCAAACGCAGTAGTTGGAAGAGCTCTTGTGGTTCATGAACTTGAGGACGACCTTGGAAAGG GTGGCCACGAGCTGAGTCTAACCACTGGCAATGCAGGCGGGAGATTGGCATGTG GTGTGGTGGGTTTGACTCCACTGTAA
- the LOC104434051 gene encoding transcription factor FER-LIKE IRON DEFICIENCY-INDUCED TRANSCRIPTION FACTOR, translated as MDRIDHSKNLLMNSDDFEPPYFIEGDNFNQMINLIQGESVHPIMKLGFESALLDGVMSGGQVMPTAGNAFGYDRTSSINCDFVLDSLPSLGRDVMENLEDENDEEDSSGTTTTTATATTPTKRTKTDRSRTLISERRRRGRMKEKLYALRSLVPNITKMDKASIVGDAVLYMQELQMQAKKLKAEIASLEASWAGTELKTYQAQNETTKRIQAANSNHPVCRKILQMDVFQVEERGFYVRLVCPKGAGVAASLYKALESLNSFQVQNSNLATASERFVFTFTLNVKESEQDTTLPDLKLWIAGALLNQGFEVKPLLSA; from the exons ATGGATAGGATCGATCACTCCAAAAACCTCCTGATGAACTCTGACGACTTCGAGCCCCCATACTTCATCGAAGGAGATAACTTCAACCAAATGATCAATCTGATCCAGGGAGAGAGCGTTCATCCTATCATGAAATTGGGTTTTGAGTCTGCCCTTCTTGATGGTGTTATGAGTGGTGGGCAAGTCATGCCAACTGCAGGAAATGCTTTTGGCTATGATCGCACTTCCTCCATCAATTGTGATTTTGTGCTTGACTCGCTGCCAAGCCTTGGCAGAGATGTGATGGAGAATCTGGAAGACGAGAACGATGAGGAGGATTCATCaggaaccaccaccaccactgcAACAGCCACAACACCGACCAAGAGGACGAAGACAGACAGGTCAAGGACTTTAATCTCAGAGCGACGAAGGCGGGGCCGGATGAAGGAGAAGCTCTACGCTCTCCGTTCCTTGGTTCCTAACATAACAAAG ATGGACAAGGCCTCCATAGTCGGGGATGCTGTGCTCTACATGCAAGAACTCCAGATGCAAGCTAAGAAGCTGAAGGCCGAGATCGCCAGCCTCGAGGCTTCTTGGGCAGGCACGGAACTGAAGACGTACCAAGCCCAAAATGAAACAACAAAGAGGATTCAGGCTGCAAACAGCAACCATCCTGTATGCAGGAAGATTCTTCAG ATGGACGTATTCCAAGTGGAAGAGAGAGGGTTCTATGTGAGGCTGGTGTGCCCCAAGGGAGCTGGAGTGGCTGCGTCTCTGTACAAGGCCCTGGAATCACTGAACAGCTTCCAAGTTCAGAACTCCAACTTGGCCACTGCGTCAGAGAGATTTGTATTCACTTTCACCCTCAAT GTCAAAGAGAGTGAACAGGACACGACCCTGCCCGATCTGAAGCTGTGGATTGCGGGGGCACTGCTAAACCAAGGGTTTGAAGTCAAACCACTATTATCCGCCTGA
- the LOC104434052 gene encoding protein enabled homolog yields the protein MDCQRNPLLSWAILYCQGKSMEELRHSLLYTTVELETTRVHVQEELRKRDDQLIQLRELLEKAIRERDEAQERYQKLLLEKLLIQQQQQLTGPLSGVSSIEDEPRRGIDSNNAFSSSDSDESIVSSPAPQLTSPTTTAQLPPQQPLPLVSQMMTVVPQSSRPEIELVPDKPLPEKGKLLQAVMKAGPLLQTLLLAGPLPQWRHPPPPLDSFDIPPVTIPSPPQHLPPSPVGVPPLLLQDSLAGMNACSGIANCGRLSRKRGHFEGSDSPTEPKYQRVLLN from the exons ATGGACTGCCAGCGCAACCCTCTTCTCAGCTGGGCGATTCTGTACTGCCAAGGAAAG AGCATGGAGGAGCTGAGGCATTCGCTGCTGTACACCACTGTGGAGCTAGAGACCACGAGGGTCCATGTCCAGGAGGAGCTGAGGAAGAGAGATGACCAGCTGATTCAGCTCAGAGAGCTGCTCGAAAAGGCCATCAGAGAAAGGGATGAGGCTCAGGAGAGGTACCAGAAGCTCTTGCTGGAGAAGCTCTTGattcagcagcagcagcaattgACAGGCCCCCTTTCCGGAGTCTCGAGCATTGAGGATGAACCCCGGAGAGGCATTGACTCCAACAACGCCTTCTCTTCCTCAGACAGTGATGAGAGCATTGTCTCATCTCCTGCACCTCAATTGACTTCACCAACAACAACAGCACAGCTGCCGCCGCAGCAGCCACTGCCGCTTGTGTCGCAGATGATGACGGTGGTCCCGCAGAGTTCGAGGCCGGAAATCGAGCTGGTGCCTGACAAGCCTCTGCCCGAGAAGGGCAAGCTGCTGCAGGCCGTCATGAAAGCTGGGCCCCTTCTCCAGACCTTGCTCCTGGCAGGGCCACTCCCTCAGTGGAGACACCCCCCGCCGCCGCTCGACTCGTTCGACATCCCGCCCGTCACCATCCCTTCCCCGCCGCAGCATCTGCCGCCGTCGCCTGTGGGGGTGCCGCCGCTTCTGCTCCAAGACTCTCTGGCGGGGATGAATGCCTGCAGCGGCATTGCCAATTGCGGGAGGTTGAGTAGGAAAAGAGGCCACTTTGAGGGGTCCGATTCACCTACAGAACCAAAGTACCAAAGGGTTCTTCTCAATTGA